A stretch of Coregonus clupeaformis isolate EN_2021a chromosome 37, ASM2061545v1, whole genome shotgun sequence DNA encodes these proteins:
- the LOC121553249 gene encoding neurofilament medium polypeptide-like, whose amino-acid sequence MSHRMEYPSGSPHRGNQAEYSLYQLKLTGSPSASRTVGFESTTASMSRGYAKTLKSEFGSVPRSSESFFDLSNPFTGVLTKMNEKELLHGLNDRFAGFIEKVRHLEHQNELLEREIEEIKQKAQSPASLAQEHEPELRDLRKLFHDITLQKRQIEIEHQNLEEDFLTLRDKYEQEARDRSDAENGILVLKKDANDAYLAKLQLDKKAQSLVDEIHFLKKNHEDEVSEMVAKIQEAQVTVKAHDFCKPEITAALRDIRAQLEGHAASDIQQAEEGFRVQFAKLTKAAESNREAMKATQQEIQENRRRLQVKNIELDCGKGTREALEKQLHELEERHYVEMIHYQDTIRQLENQLTNAKLDMSGYLREYQDLLNVKMALDVEILSYRKLLEGEESRLYTISDTHISMPCIYNQPPVYTLPCLARQGGPTRRSVPQYKFVEEIITETTREVEMSEIEETGSEETGSEETVGGQGEELRQKQGEERDKADRRSGEEEDEEKEKDGSKVDLEVDAPRGKRGEQEEESKRQQMETSAEVAMNGDGVNPSEGEDGEEGDDEREEEKGG is encoded by the exons ATGAGCCACAGAATGGAGTATCCTTCGGGTTCTCCGCATAGAGGAAATCAAGCTGAGTATTCCCTCTATCAACTCAAACTGACTGGATCCCCCTCTGCGTCCAGGACCGTTGGCTTTGAGTCGACTACCGCATCTATGAGCAGAGGATATGCAAAGACGCTGAAGAGCGAATTCGGATCCGTTCCAAGATCATCGGAGAGCTTTTTTGATTTATCAAACCCATTTACCGGGGTGTTGACGAAAATGAATGAGAAAGAACTGCTCCATGGGCTGAACGATCGTTTCGCCGGATTCATAGAGAAGGTGCGTCATTTAGAGCATCAAAATGAATTGCTCGAGAGGGAAATCGAGGAAATCAAACAGAAGGCACAGTCCCCTGCTTCTCTGGCCCAGGAGCACGAGCCGGAGCTTAGGGATCTGAGGAAATTATTTCATGACATCACCCTTCAGAAGCGTCAGATCGAGATAGAGCATCAGAACCTGGAGGAAGATTTCCTCACCTTGAGAGACAAGTACGAGCAGGAGGCGCGTGACCGCTCGGACGCAGAGAACGGCATCCTTGTGCTGAAAAAGGACGCCAACGATGCATACCTCGCCAAACTTCAGTTGGACAAGAAAGCGCAGTCTCTGGTGGACGAGATCCACTTCCTGAAGAAGAACCATGAGGACGAGGTATCGGAGATGGTGGCCAAGATCCAAGAGGCTCAGGTAACGGTCAAGGCACACGACTTTTGCAAACCCGAAATCACTGCGGCTCTCCGGGACATCCGTGCACAGTTAGAAGGTCACGCTGCCTCCGACATTCAGCAGGCGGAGGAGGGCTTCCGTGTCCAGTTCGCAAAGTTAACCAAAGCGGCCGAGAGTAACAGAGAGGCCATGAAGGCGACCCAGCAGGAGATCCAGGAGAATAGAAGGCGCCTGCAGGTAAAAAATATTGAACTGGACTGCGGGAAAGGAACGAGAGAGGCCCTGGAAAAACAACTACACGAGCTGGAAGAGCGTCACTATGTGGAAATGATTCATTACCAG GACACTATCAGGCAGCTGGAGAATCAGCTGACCAATGCTAAACTAGACATGTCTGGCTACCTGAGAGAGTACCAGGACCTGCTGAATGTCAAAATGGCTTTGGATGTGGAGATTCTCTCTTACAG GAAACTCCTGGAGGGTGAGGAATCCCGTCTGTACACCATCTCTGACACCCACATCTCCATGCCCTGCATCTACAACCAGCCCCCCGTCTACACCCTGCCTTGCCTGGCCCGGCAGGGAGGTCCCACACGTAGATCTGTGCCCCAGTACAAGTTTGTAGAGGAGATCATAACTGAGACCACCAGAGAGGTGGAGATGTCCGAGATCGAGGAGACAGGCTCCGAGGAGACAGGCTCCGAGGAGACGGtcgggggacagggagaggagctGAGACAGAAGCAGGGAGAAGAGCGTGACAAAGCTGATAGGAGGAgtggggaagaggaggatgaagagaaagagaaagatggaAGTAAAGTGGATCTTGAAGTGGACGCCCCCAGAGGAAAAAGGGGTGAACAGGAGGAAGAGTCTAAGAGACAGCAGATGGAAACATCAGCAGAGGTAGCGATGAATGGAGATGGAGTTAACCCTAGCGAGGGAGAAGATGGAGAGGAAGGAGATGAcgaaagagaggaggaaaaggggggaTGA